The following coding sequences lie in one Arachis stenosperma cultivar V10309 chromosome 5, arast.V10309.gnm1.PFL2, whole genome shotgun sequence genomic window:
- the LOC130983030 gene encoding ethylene-responsive transcription factor CRF2-like, producing the protein MPAPPPNYTHHRTKLVRITVTDADATDSSSDEAQVSSSTRHHRHRKLVNEILIEPCQVPPRKRTKKSSASTSAAKPKAPAIRRQLSGRKFRGVRQRPWGKWAAEIRDPSRRVRLWLGTYDTAEEAAMVYDNAAIKLRGPDALTNFITPPPTTTLDSNNNNENKTAAPTVLVNGYSSGDEESQSTNNNHSQSHNLFSPTSVLHHHHHHNQCCYSLSEEGESTVTGKEDEYSSVSENNKVKSEEDDSSFLHIPSDVLFDFQVSSSPLVVPDVFEESLLFADDCGGFLTSCEDFDFSFKSWHREDDFFQDITDLFPSDPLLAL; encoded by the coding sequence ATGCCTGCGCCTCCTCCTAACTACACTCACCACCGCACCAAACTCGTCAGGATAACAGTTACTGACGCTGATGCCACCGACTCCTCCAGCGACGAAGCACAAGTGTCATCCTCCACGCGCCACCACCGACACAGAAAGCTCGTCAACGAGATTCTTATCGAGCCCTGTCAAGTGCCTCCCCGGAAGAGAACCAAGAAGTCATCAGCAAGTACCTCTGCCGCCAAGCCCAAAGCTCCGGCCATTCGCCGCCAACTCTCCGGCAGGAAGTTCCGGGGGGTGAGGCAGAGGCCATGGGGGAAATGGGCGGCGGAGATAAGAGACCCTTCACGGCGCGTGAGGTTATGGTTAGGTACCTACGACACCGCGGAGGAAGCTGCCATGGTGTACGACAACGCGGCCATTAAACTGCGTGGACCCGACGCGCTCACCAATTTCATAACGCCGCCACCAACCACAACGCTGGacagtaataataataatgaaaataaaacgGCAGCACCAACGGTTTTGGTAAACGGTTACAGTTCCGGTGATGAGGAGTCTCAAAGCACCAACAACAATCACAGTCAGAGTCACAATCTGTTCTCTCCAACTTCGGtacttcatcatcatcatcatcataatcaGTGTTGTTATTCCTTATCGGAGGAAGGTGAATCCACCGTAACGGGcaaagaggatgaatattcgaGCGTGTCGGAGAATAATAAGGTCAAATCTGAGGAAGACGATTCATCATTCCTTCACATTCCGAGTGATGTGCTCTTTGATTTTCAAGTCTCTTCTTCGCCGTTGGTGGTGCCAGATGTTTTTGAAGAAAGCTTGCTCTTCGCCGATGATTGCGGCGGTTTCCTCACTTCTTGTGAGGACTTTGATTTCAGCTTCAAAAGCTGGCACAGAGAGGATGACTTCTTCCAAGATATAACTGATTTATTCCCTTCAGATCCGCTTCTTGCTCTTTGA